The Nitratidesulfovibrio sp. SRB-5 genomic sequence ATGCGCTCCGTCGGTAAAGGCGATCCGTGCCAGGGTGTTCTTCACGACGTGGTATTCCGCGCCGTTTTCACGAAGCTTCACTCTGAGACGGGTCAGCTCTTCCACCGACATACCCTTGAAGTCGGTCACGACCGCGATGGAAGCGCCTTCAGCACGAGCCTTGAGCTGCTCGATGATGGCTGCTTTCTCGGACCTGTTCACGTGACTCTCCTCAGGTTCGGGTGTGTCTGGGTGGAAATGCCGAGCCAAAGACACAGTGGTCTCGGCAGGGCTTAACGCAAGGGCGGAGAACCCGTGCTGCCTGCTTTCTTCGACTCGTATTTCCGGGCCTGTAGCCGGTAAAGGCCCGACTGCGAGCAGTCGGGCCAAATATCACCGAAGGGGTTAGCCTTCGAGGAACTTCTTGATGGTGGTCGGGTCGACCTTGAAACCGGGGCCCATGGTGGTGGAAACCGCCATGGCCTTCATGTAGGTGCCCTTGGCCGTGGCGGGCTTCAGGCGGTTCACGGTATCAAGCAGCGACTTCAGGTTGTCCAGGATCTTTTCGGGACCGAAGGACACCTTGCCGAGCGGGGCATGCAGCACGCCGGCCTTGTCGACCTTGAATTCCACGCGGCCAGCCTTGGTTTCCTTCACCGCGGTGGCCACGTCGAAGGTAACGGTGCCGGTCTTGGCGTTGGGCATCAGGCCACGGGGGCCGAGCACGCGACCGATCTGGCCGACCAGGGCCATGACGTCGGGGGTGGCGATGGCCTTGTCGAAGTCCAGCCAGCCTTCCTTGATCTTGGCGACCAGTTCTTCGGCACCGGCAAAGTCGGCACCGGCGGCCTTGGCTTCGGCTTCCTTGTCACCCTTGCAGAACACCGCCACGCGCACGGTCTTGCCGAGGCCATGGGGCAGGGTGACGGCGCCGCGCACCATCTGGTCGGAGTACTTGGGATCGACGCCGAGGCAGATGGCCACGTCGACGGTTTCGTCGAACTTGGCGAACGAAGCCCCAAGGGACTTGGCCACCGCGTCTTCGAGGGTGAGGATTTCGGCGATGTCGCGTCCTTCAGTCGCCGAACGATATTTCTTGCCGTGCTTGGGCATTGTACCCACCTTTTCCTTTTGCTGACGTTCGCAATCTCCTGCCGCCATGGTCACGCCCCTTCATGCAGAAGGAAGCGCCCGGCTTGGCCGGGAAGGCCGACATCGTCGGCGGACGGCAGTGCAACTGATCCGAAACGCTACTTGATTTCGATGCCCATGCTCCGGGCGGTGCCCAGAACGGAGCGGGTGGCCGCATCGAGATCCTTGGCGGTGAGGTCGGGCAGCTTCAGCTTCGCGATCTCTTCAACCTGCGCCATGCTCACCGACCCGACCTTGTTCCGGTTGGGTTCGCCAGAGCCCTTTTCGAGCTTGGCGGCCTTCAGCAGCAGCACGGAAGCGGGCGGGGTCTTGGTGATGAACGTGAAGGAACGGTCGGAGTAGACGGTGATCACCACGGGGGTGATCATGCCCTTCTGCTCCATGGTCTTCGCGTTGAAAGTCTTGCAGAATTCCATGATGTTCAGCCCGTGCTGGCCGAGCGCGGGACCGACCGGCGGGGAAGGGTTGGCCGCCCCGGCCGGAATCTGCAGCTTGATCTTGGCAACTTCTTTCTTAGCCATTGTTCTGTCCCTCTATGGGCGGCGCGGGCCGCGATGGTTACCGCGCTAAATCATCGAAAGGGGGCTAGCCCTTGGAAACCTGGACGAAGTCCAGCTCGACCGGGGTCTGTCTGCCGAAGATGGAGACCGACACCCTGAGTTTGCCCTTGTCGTAGTTGACGTCCTCGACGACGCCATTGAAGCCGCCGAAAGGCCCGTCTATGACGCGAACCTCGTCCCCGCGCTCGAAGTTGAACTTCGGACGGGGCTGCTCCTGCCGTGATTCCATCATGGTCAGGATGCGTTCCGCTTCGCTGTCACGCATGGGGGTCGGACGGTTCTTGCCGCCGACGAATCCGGTAACCTTGGGTATGGACTGGACGAGATGCCACGAGAAATCCGTCATGGCCATCTTGACCATGACGTACCCGGGGTAGAACTTCCGCGTGGAGGTCCGCTTCTCGCCCTTGACGAGCTCGATGACCTTCTCGGTGGGCACCACGACCTCTTCGATGAGTCCCTGCGCCTGACCGGTACGGATCATCTCGCGTATGGTCTGTTCGACACGCTGCTCGAAGCCCGAGTATGTATGGACGATGAACCAGCGGGCCTTGGCTGTCGTGGGGATCGATTCGGTCATTGGGGTGTCCATCACGAGAGGATGTATTCGACGAGCTTGGTCAGCCCAAGGTCCACGACACCGAGGAACAGGGACATGACGAAAACGAGAACGAGCACGGCGATGCCCGTTGCCGTGGTTTCCTTGCGCGTGGGCCAGGTGACCTTGCGCAGTTCGCCCTTGGCTTCCTCGAAGTAGTCCCTGAGCTGGGTGATCTTGTCACCGATGCCGTTGCCGGAATCGGCGGGGGTCGCCTCGGGCGCGTTCTGCTGCTTTTTCGCCATGGTCGCCTCTGGAGCCATTTCGACTGGTCGACTTGCCATCGTTCGGGGGGGACCGGCCCGCCCGGCGGGCGAACCGTGAGGTTCGCCGGGCCGGGCGGAAAGGTGCCGTGGGGCGCCTTGGCACGTTGCCGTGCACTGTCCCGCTAGGAAAGGAGATGGCAGGGCAGGAGGGATTCGAACCCCCAACATCCGGTTTTGGAGACCGGCGCTCTAGCCGTTAGAGCTACTGCCCTGCACTATGAGGATACTACTTGGTTTCGCGGTGAACCGTGTGTTTCTTGTCCCAGGGACAATACTTCTTCAGTTCGATACGGCCGGTAGTATTCTTCTTGTTCTTGACGGTCGCGTAATTGCGTCGCTTGCACTCGGTGCAGGCGAGCAGGAGATTGACGCGCATCGTTTACTCCAGGATTTCGGAGACCACGCCCGCGCCAACGGTGCGGCCGCCTTCGCGGATGGCGAAGCGCAGGCCCTGCTCCATGGCGATGGGGGCAATCAGTTCCACGGTGAAGGTGGAGTTGTCGCCGGGCATGACCATTTCGACGCCGTCAGCCAGCGCGATGATGCCGGTGATGTCGGTGGTACGGAAGTAGAACTGCGGACGGTAGCCCGAGAAGAACGGGGTGTGACGGCCGCCTTCTTCCTTGGACAGGACGTACACTTCGGCCTTGAACTTGCGGTGCGGCTTGATGGACTTGGGAGCGGCAAGAACCTGGCCGCGTTCCACGTCTTCACGCTTGATGCCGCGCAGCAGGGCACCGATGTTGTCGCCAGCCTGGCCCTGATCGAGCAGCTTGCGGAACATTTCGACGCCGGTGCAGGTCGACTTGACGGTGTCCTTGATGCCGACGATTTCGACTTCTTCGCCGACCTTGATGATGCCGCGTTCCACACGACCGGTCACCACGGTGCCGCGGCCGGAGATGGAGAACACGTCTTCGATGGGCATCAGGAAGGGCTTGTCGATGTCGCGCTGCGGTTCGGGGATGTAGCTGTCGCAGGCGTCGAGCAGGGCCACGACCGGAGCGGCGTCGGCGGAGTTGGGATCGTCGGTTTCAAGGGCCTTCAGGGCCGAACCGCGGATCACCGGGATGTCGTCGCCGGGGAAGCCGTAGAGGGAGAGCAGTTCGCGAACTTCGAGTTCCACGAGTTCGAGCAGCTCTTCGTCGTCCACCATGTCGCACTTGTTCAGGAACACCACCAGGTAGGGCACGCCGACCTGACGGGCGAGCAGGATGTGCTCACGGGTCTGGGGCATGGGACCGTCGGTGGCGGCAACCACCAGGATACCGCCGTCCATCTGGGCGGCGCCGGTGATCATGTTCTTGATGTAGTCGGCGTGGCCGGGGCAGTCCACGTGGGCGTAGTGGCGGGTGGCGGTTTCGTATTCGACGTGGGCGGTGGCGATGGTGATGCCACGTTCCTTTTCTTCGGGAGCCTTGTCGATTTCGTCGAACGCCACGAACTTGCCGTTGCCGCGCAGACCGGCCACCTTGGTGATGGCGGCGGTCAGAGTGGTCTTGCCGTGGTCAATGTGGCCGATGGTGCCGATGTTGACATGCGGCTTCTTGCGTTCAAATTTTTCCTTACCCATAGGTGTTCTCCCTGGCGTGGTTTTCTTCTTGCGTTAATCGTTAGGCACGGAAATGGAGCCCACAATGAGACTTGAACTCATGACCTCTTCCTTACCAAGGAAGTGCTCTACCGCCTGAGCTATGTGGGCCGATTGCTTGCTTGAGGAGAACCCGGGCTAGGATGGAGCGGGAAACGAGACTCGAACTCGCAACCCTCAGCTTGGAAGGCTGATGCTCTAGCCACTTGAGCTATTCCCGCACGTCCAGCATGGAGCCGTACTTCCAGGAAGCCGTAGTTCTCCGACAGGCCTTCCTGTCTCCTACAGCCAAGATAGCTTGTCAAGNNNNNNNNNNNNNNNNNNNNNNNNNNNNNNNNNNNNNNNNNNNNNNNNNNNNNNNNNNNNNNNNNNNNNNNNNNNNNNNNNNNNNNNNTGTGGAGCTGGCGATGGGACTCGAACCCGCAACCGGCTGATTACAAATCAGCTGCTCTGCCAGTTGAGCTACGCCAGCCAACGAGAAAGGCCTTCTACCCGCTCCCCTTGGAAAAGGCAATAGGGTAAAGCGGAGGAATGTGCGTTTTTTTGTGCGTTGCATGGCGGATTGGCGTCCGGCGCGGTTTTGCGGGGACAAATTTGTGGGCATGGCGCAAGGGATGATGGCTCCGGGTGTCTGTGCAAGGGGGGGGATGGCCGGATGGCCGATGCCCGCATGCGGCGGCGCCCGTGTGGCCTGTCGGGCAGGCTTTCCGGATGGTCGGCAGGACGATGTCCTGACGATGCCCCGGCGTTGCCCTGACGATGTCCCAGTCCTGGGGATGGACAGTGTTGGGAGGCTGCCGTGCTGGCGATGCTGCCTGTGCGGCCAGCGTGGCCGACGCGACCCTAGCGATCCGTGTGGCTGGCGTGTCCCTTGCGGCCCGTGTGGGCCATCCTGGCGCGTCGTGGGCGTTGGCGCGGGGTTTCGTCCCGTGGCCATCGCTGCGTGTCACGTGGCGGCCAATCATTATAATAAGTGGGTATCCGAACGCGGCCCGCATGCCTGCCTTGCGCAGTCGCTTGCGGCGCTGGCTTTGGCCTGTGCGCGCCGCTGGGGCGGGCGTCGTGCCCTTTCCGCTGCGCACAACGAAAAGGGCCGCCCGAAGGCGGCCCGGAAAGGCGAGAGAAGGGTGAGGCTAGGCCGTTGCGGGGTGACCCACATGCGCGGGCGCATGGGCCGGGGCAACGGCGGGACGGCGGGCTGCCCGTTCGGCGGCGGGTTCGTCCAGCGTCACTTCCTGCAGGTAGATGTCCGCGTTGTCGGTCAGCACGCGCAGGAAGGCGTTGTTCAGGGCATGGCCGGAGCAGTGCACGATGAAGTGCCCCTGGAGCGGGGTGCCCAGCATGGCCATGTCGCCGATGAAGTCCAGGATCTTGTGGCGCACGAATTCGTCGGGAAAGCGCAGGCCGTCGTCGTTGAGCACCGCGTAGTCGTCGAGCACCACGGCGTTGTCCAGCGAGCCGCCAAGGGCCAGGCCCTTGCTGTGCATGTACTCCACTTCGCGCAGAAAGCCGAAGGTGCGCGCCTTGGCCACTTCGGCGAAGGTGCGGGGGGTTACCTCCAGGCTCATGTGCTGCACGCCGATGAGCGGATGGGCGAAGTCGATGGTGTAGTCCACGCGAAAGCCGTCGTAGGGCAGGGCGCGGATGGACTTGCCGTCGCTTTCGTGGCTGATGGGCTTGGCGATGCGCAGCACGCGGCGGGCGCGCGACTGGGTGCGGATGCCCGCGTTGCGCAGCAGCATGACGAAGGAGGCGGCGCTGCCGTCCATGATGGGCACTTCGCCGCCCTGCACCTCGATGATCATGTTGTCGATCTCAAGGCCGCGAATGGCGGCAAGCAGGTGCTCCACGGTGGCCACCGAAGCGTCATGCCCGCTGCCGGACACGCCGAGAGTGGTGGCAAGGCCGGTGGCGACCACCGACTGGGGATTGGGGGCCACGCGGCGCACGCCCTGGGCGGTATGGATATCGAACACGATGCCGGTGTCTTCGGGGGCGGGGCGCATGGTCAGGTGGACCATCTTGCCGCCGTGCAGGCCGACGCCCGAGCATTCGATGTTTTTCTTGATGGTGGTCTGGTTCATAACCCCTCCGCTGGCGTTAGAGCATGAACCGTGCCAAAATCTAGACTTTTTTAGATAGCTGAAATTGTAGGTATTCTGTGTGCGGTGCGGCGCGCGCGAGTGTGTGTTTCACGCACCTGTGTGGCTTTTGCGCATCAATCGTCGTGGTGCGGAAAACACACATTGCGGTGGCATTCGCGTGACGCGGCGTCACGCCACGCGCCAGCGTGTGCGAGCATCCCGGCCTGCGCTGCCGGGCTGTGCCCCTGTCAGTCGCGCGGGGCGCGCCGGGCCACCACGTACCGGTCAAGCCCGGCCAGATCCCGGCGGATGTCCACCTGGGCCCAGAGCCGGGAGCAGGGCTGGAACAGCTCGGCCACGGCCTGCCCCTGCGCGCAGCCGAACTCCATCAGGAACAACCCGCCGGGACGCAGCACCCGGCCCGCCTCGGCCACCAGTATCCGCGCATGGCCCAGGCCGTCCGCCCGGCCTTGCGCGGCGGCAGCGTCGTCCAGCCCCTCACCCGCGCAGGGCACAAGGGCGGAGCGCGGTTCGCGGTCGCGCACTTCCGGGGTCAGGTCCGCGTGTTCGGCCTCGCTGACATAGGGCGGGTTGGACACCAGCAGATCCAGCGCGCCGTCGCGGAACAGGGGGCGGGTGAAGTCCGCCAGCACGGGCTGGCAGCGCTGGAAGGCCGCCCGGCGTGCAGCGGACTGCGCGCTCTGGCTGGTGGGGGCCTTGTCCGCTGCATTCCGGCCGGGGCACGCCACGGTCGGTTCCATGCCCCCGCCGAGATGGGTGACGATGTTGCGCGCGGCCACGGCCAGCGCATCCGGCGCAATGTCGCAGGCCATGCCGCGCAGGTCGTCCCGCTCTGCGCACAGGGTCGCTGCGATGCACCCGGTGCCCGTGCCGCAGTCGGCAAAGAACGCAGTTCGCGGGGCCAGCGAGAGGGCGGTTTCCACCAGCAGTTCCGTTTCGGGCCGGGGAATCAGCGTGGCCGGGGTGACCAGAAAGTCGCGGCCATAGAATTCCCGTTCGCCCAGAATGTGCGCCGTGGGTTCCCCTGCGGCGCGGCGGGCCAGCAGGGCGGCGGCGTGCGCCAGCGCATCGTGCGGCACCGGAGCGGCGGGGTGCAGGGCCAGGCGCAGCAGCAGATCCTGCCGGGGCAGGGTAAGCACCCGCGCCACCAGCAGTTCCGCCGTCAGGCGCGGCGCATCGTCGCGTACGGAGGACGACGGGCTGGACTCCAGATGCGCCGCGGCAGCACGAACCACCGCGCGCAAGCCCTGCGGCGCGGCGGCGGACAGCGCAGCAAGGGCTGCCGGAGTGTCCTGCCCGGCAGGGTCGGGAACTGTCGTGGGGCTGTGATCGCTCATGGGGCCGAGCAGTAGCGCAGCCGGGGGCGCGCCGCAAGCGGTGTTGTGGGGAGGCAGTCGGGGCGCGTGTGGGACGGTGCCGAACGCAATGGACTCGCCGCATCCGTTCTCAGGCGTAGCACCATGCAAGACGGCCCGCCGCTTCCGCGACGGGCCGTCATCTCATTCACTTTTTTCCGGATGCCGGCACCGGTGCTAGTGCACGTCGGCCTGCGCCTTCAGCGCCTCGGTCTGGGCATGGGTGGACAGGGCGTCGAACAGGGTCTGCGCTTCGCCTTCCATGACCCGGTCCAGCGAGTACAGGGTGAGGTTGATGCGGTGGTCGGTCACCCGGCCCTGCGGGAAATTGTAGGTGCGGATGCGTTCGGAACGATCGCCGGAACCCACCTGCGAGCGGCGGTCGGCGGCCACCTCGTTGTGCTGGCGGTCCTGTTCGGCCTGCAACAGGCGCGATGCCAGCACCTTCATGGCTTTCGCCTTGTTCTTGTGCTGCGACTTTTCGTCCTGGCAGGATACCACGATGCCCGACGGAATGTGGGTGATGCGCACCGCCGATTCGGTCTTGTTGACGTGCTGGCCGCCCGCGCCCGACGCGCGGAACACGTCGATGCGGATGTCATCCGGGCGGATTTCCACGTCCACTTCCTCGGCCTCCGGCAGAATGGCCACGGTGGCGGCAGAGGTGTGGATGCGGCCCTGCGATTCGGTGGCGGGCACGCGCTGCACGCGGTGGGTGCCCGATTCGAACTTGAGGCGGCTGTACACCTTGTCCCCGGCGATGAGGGCGATGATTTCCTTGTAGCCGCCGGTGTCCGATTCGTTGGCGCTCAGGATTTCCACCTTCCAGCCGCGCATTTCGGCGTAGCGGGAATACATGCGGAACAGGTCCGCCGCGAACAGGGCGGCTTCTTCGCCGCCGGTGCCCGCGCGGATTTCCACGATGGTGTTCTTTTCGTCCAGCGGGTCCTTGGGCAGCAGCAGCAGTTGCAGTTCCTGCTCGATTTCGGGAATGGCCGCCTCGAGGGATTTGGCTTCTTCATGCGCCATGGACCGGATTTCCGGGTCTCCGTCGTCCAGCAGTTCCTTGTTGTCGGCAAGGTTCTGGCGCAGTTCCTTGTAGCGGCGGAACACGTCCACCACTTCCTTGAGGTCGGCGTGGGCCTTGGTGAGCTTGCGGTAGCGGTCCTGGTCGTTGAAGACCTCGGACGAGGCAAGCTGCTGCTCCAGGTCTTCGAAGCGGCGTTCCAGGTTTTCGAGCTTGGCGAACATCCGTTACTCCGTTGCGGGGGCCTGATGGCGGTAGGCGGGCGCGCGCACCGTTGCCGGGGCGGCGTCTCCCAGGGCCTCGCGCAGGGCCACTATGGCGACCTCGAGCTGGTCTCGGTCGGGTTCATGGGTGGTCAGCATCTGCAGCAGCATGCCGGGGGCGCGCAGCGCCGCGCCCAGCAGGCCGTCGCCAAGGCGGGCGGCGTAGCGGATGGCCTCGTAGGCAAGTGCGCTGATGGGGACCATCAGCAGAAATTTGAACAGCACCGTTCCGGCGTGCTTGGTCACCGCGCCGTCGGGCGTCCACACCAGCAGCAGCAGGGGCACCAGCACCGCGTGCAGGATGATGGAGATGGACAGCACGAACAGCAGAAAGGTGGTGCCGCAGCGCGGGTGCAGGCGGCTGTGGATGGCGGCGCTTTCGGGCGTCACGTCGCCGCGCGCCTCGAAGGCCCGGATCACCTTGTGCTCCGCCCCGTGGTACTGGAACACCCGGCGGATGTCCGGCAAGAACGAGATGGACAGGATGTACCCGATGAAGATGGCGAACTTGAACAGGCCGTCCCAGGCGTGGAACGACAGCCCTTCCACGTCGCCGCCAAGGCCCAGCCACTTCATGCCCAGCGAGAACATGTGCGGCAGCACCACGAACAGGCCAAGGGCCAGAGCCACCGACACCGCAAGGGTCACGGCCAGGTGCCACGGCTTCAGTTCCTCGCCGCTTTCACCCTGGGCGGCGTGTTCGGCCGAGCGGTTCAGGGCCTTGATGCCGTTGACCAGGGTTTCCACCAGGGTGGGAAAGCCGCGCACGAAAGGGCGTTTCAGCCATTCCGCGGACGACAGGGTGTACCACGGGCGGCTTTCGGCCAGTATTTCGCCGTCGGGCAGGCGCACCGCAAGGGCCAGGCGCTCGCCGTTGCGCATCATCACGCCTTCCATGACGGCCTGGCCGCCGATGGTGCAGGGCGTGTCCGCCGCGAGGGACAGCGCCGTGGGCACTACGCGACAGGCACGGCCAAAATGCGAAAACGCCGCGTGGAGCGCACCGGTCACGCCGGTGGCTCGTGTCCTGCCCATTGCGCCCATGCTGTACCCCTTGCGGCTGATGGCAATGAAGATTTCTCCCCGGAGGGCGAACCCCTCCGGGGAGGAAAAATCGACGTCGGCGCGCGTGTGCGCACCGCCCGAGGAAGGCAGGCTACTTGCCTTCGCCGAACTTGGCGTACTTCTTGCGGAAGCGGTCGATGCGGCCGGCGGTGTCAACGAAGCGCTGCTTGCCGGTGTAGAACGGGTGGCACTGCGAGCAGATTTCCACGTTCACGACTTCGCCCTTGGTGGAAAGGGCTTCGGCTTCGTAACCGCACGCGCAGGTCATCTTGGCCTTGAACGTGGTGGGATGGATGTTTTCTTTCATCTTGGACTCCTCGTGGGGAAAATCGGAACGCAAGTTGATACGCCCATCTCCCCGTTTTGGCAAGGCCCCCTATGTGACGGCGTTGCGGGCCGTCCGGGCCTCGTGTAGTCTGCCCATCGCCGCGCCCCGTGCATCGGGGCAGGGCGGGCAGGCGCAGGCAACAGGTATGCCGGGTGCGTGCCGCTGTCAAGGTTGCGCCGGTCGGGACCGGGGCAGCCGGGCCCGGAATGGTTTGTCCGGGCAGCCGCCGGTTTCCTTTTCCTCTTTTTTCGCGTGGCCCTGCCGCGCATGACGAGTACCGCATGTCCCGTCCCGTTGATGTTCATGAGGATGTGGCCGCAGCGCCGCGCGAAACGTTCGGGCCTGAAGCGACCGGTCCGCAACTGTCTGGCCCGCAACGGCCTGGTCCGGACGTGTCTGACCCCGCCGAGGCTGCCGTGCCCCCGCGCCCGCGACCGGCGAAACCCCCGAAAAAGGAACGCGCCGACCAGTTGGTGTTCGAGGCCGGGCTGGCCGAAAGCCGCGAGCAGGCCAAGCGGCTGATCATGGCCGGGCAGGTGGTGGTGTTGCCGGAGGGCGACGGCGACGCGGACGGGGACGACGCGGGCGTGCCGGATCTGGCGAAGACGCCGGAACGGGCCGTGAAGGTGGACAAGCCGGGCCACAAATATCCGGCCACGACCCGCTTCGAACTGTTCGGACGCGAGCGCTTCGTCTCGCGCGGGGCATACAAGCTGCTGACCGCCATCGAGTATTTCGGGCTGGACGTGACCGGGTTCGTCTGTCTGGACGCCGGGGCGTCCACAGGGGGCTTCACCGATTGCCTGCTCCAGCACGGGGCGGCGCGGGTGTATTCCGTGGATGTGGGGCACAACCAGTTGCATGAACGGCTGCGGGCCGACGCGCGGGTTGTCTCGCACGAGCACACCAACCTGCGCACCGCGCCGCCGGAGCTGATTCCCGAGCCGGTGGACCTGGTGGTGGCGGATGTGTCGTTCATCTCGCTGACGCTGGTGCTGGCGCCGTGCCTGCAATGGCTGAAGCCGGGCGGGCGGGTGGTGGCGCTGGTGAAGCCGCAGTTCGAGGTGGGGCCGGGGCAGACCGAAAAGGGCGTGGTGCGCGACCCGGCCCTGCGGCAGGCTGCCGTGGACAAGGTGGTGGCGTACTGCCGGGATGCGCTGGGGCTGGACCTGGAGGGCGTGGTGCCCTCGGCCATTACCGGCCCCAAGGGCAATCAGGAGTATCTGGCGGCGTTCCGGCGGCGGTAGGTTGCCTGCAAGGTATTGCGGTCACGCTGCAGTCGAAATCTGCGCGCTGCGGTCGCCATCCGTAAGGTTCGCGCGTTGCGCTCACCTAACGGCTGCCGCCTTTTGTCGCCGGACGGCGTTGAATCGGCGTTTTTGATGCTCACGTACAAGAGTACAGCTCTGCTTTCGCCCGCTGTAAGCCCCGCGCTTCGCGCTTGCCTAACAGCGGGCGATCTGCGCTCAAAAACGCCGATTCGCCTTGTCCGGCGAGCAAAAATCGTAATTTCGCACATCCTGTCCGCACCAGCCATCCGCGCCGGAAAGACCGGCGCGGAGTATAAGGAAGAAAGGCAGGGGGAGGGTGTGAGGGCCGCCCACAGGATATCGCGGCGGCTGTACATAAAAAGCTCCGCGCCGGAAGACCAGCGCGGAGCGTAAAGGCAATGAGGCTGGCGAACTTGTTTCTTCCACGTGCCGTATTTTCGTTCTCCGGCAAGGAAGATGAGCCTTTTGCGGAGGGAGCGTGCGGCAGCCGTTACACGAACTCAGTGAGTGTTACGGATGGCGACAGCCGCGCGCTCTTTGGTACGCGACCGGAGCAAAAGGCGACATCTGACGCGTTGCTCTCGATGGCCGTAAGACTCGCAGGCTCGTCTAGCGGCCACGTTGCACGCCCTTCGGGTCGGTCCGCCGGAGGCGAAAAGACGGCGCGTGGTTACAAGCCCTTCTTCGCCATCAACGCAGCCAGATCCGCCACGCGGCAGGAATAGCCCCACTCGTTGTCGTACCACGCCAGCACCTTGGCCATGTCGCCGTTCATCACGGTGGTGAATTCGGCATCCACGATGCTGGAATGCGGGTCGGCGATGAAGTCGGACGACACCAGCGGCTTTTCGCAATACGCCATGATGCCCTTCAGCGGCCCTTCGGCGGCGGCCTTCAGGGTGGCGCGCAGTTCGTCGGTGGTGGTGGGCTTTTCAAGCTCGGCCACAAAGTCCACGATGGACACCGTGGCCGTGGGCACGCGCAGGCTGATGCCGTCGAACTTGCCCTTCATTTCGGGAATGACCTTGGCCACGGCCTTGGCCGCCCCGGTGGATGTGGGGATGATGTTCTGGGCGGCGGCGCGGGCGCGGCGCAGGTCCTTGTGGGGCAGGTCCAGGATGCGCTGGTCGTTGGTGTACGAGTGCACCGTGGTCAGCACGCCCTTGACGATGCCGAAGGCCTTGTGCAGCGCCAGGGTGACCGGGGCCAGGCAGTTGGTGGTGCACGAGGCGTTGGACACGACGTGGTGTTTTTCCGGGTCGTAGTCCGCGTCGTTGACGCCAAGCACGATGGTCAGGTCTTCTTCCTTGGCGGGCGCGGTGATGATGACCTTCCTGGCCCCGGCGTCGATGTGCGCCCTGCACTGCGGCCCGGTGCGGAAGATGCCCGTGGATTCGATGACGATGTCCACGCCCAGGTCGCGCCAGGGCAGCACCTTGGGGTCGCGCTCGGCATAGTTGCGCACCACCCAGTCGCCCACGTGGATGTTGCCGTCCTTCACTTCGGCGTCCACCTTCAGGCGGCCGTAGCAGGTGTCGAACTGCAACAGGTGCACGTTGGTGGCCACGTCGTACAGGTCGTTGACGGCCACCACTTCCATGGTGTCGGGGTATCGGTCCAGGATGGCCTTGAACACCTGACGGCCTATCCGCCCGAACCCGTTGATGGCAATGCGGAGTTTGGTCATCGGGGGTTCTCCTACAGTTCGTGGATGGTGTTGTTGTACGCGGTGAGCAGCTCGTAGTCGGTCTTCAGCGCCTGATGCATGCGCGCGTTCT encodes the following:
- the rplK gene encoding 50S ribosomal protein L11, with amino-acid sequence MAKKEVAKIKLQIPAGAANPSPPVGPALGQHGLNIMEFCKTFNAKTMEQKGMITPVVITVYSDRSFTFITKTPPASVLLLKAAKLEKGSGEPNRNKVGSVSMAQVEEIAKLKLPDLTAKDLDAATRSVLGTARSMGIEIK
- the nusG gene encoding transcription termination/antitermination protein NusG; this encodes MTESIPTTAKARWFIVHTYSGFEQRVEQTIREMIRTGQAQGLIEEVVVPTEKVIELVKGEKRTSTRKFYPGYVMVKMAMTDFSWHLVQSIPKVTGFVGGKNRPTPMRDSEAERILTMMESRQEQPRPKFNFERGDEVRVIDGPFGGFNGVVEDVNYDKGKLRVSVSIFGRQTPVELDFVQVSKG
- the tuf gene encoding elongation factor Tu; translation: MGKEKFERKKPHVNIGTIGHIDHGKTTLTAAITKVAGLRGNGKFVAFDEIDKAPEEKERGITIATAHVEYETATRHYAHVDCPGHADYIKNMITGAAQMDGGILVVAATDGPMPQTREHILLARQVGVPYLVVFLNKCDMVDDEELLELVELEVRELLSLYGFPGDDIPVIRGSALKALETDDPNSADAAPVVALLDACDSYIPEPQRDIDKPFLMPIEDVFSISGRGTVVTGRVERGIIKVGEEVEIVGIKDTVKSTCTGVEMFRKLLDQGQAGDNIGALLRGIKREDVERGQVLAAPKSIKPHRKFKAEVYVLSKEEGGRHTPFFSGYRPQFYFRTTDITGIIALADGVEMVMPGDNSTFTVELIAPIAMEQGLRFAIREGGRTVGAGVVSEILE
- the prfA gene encoding peptide chain release factor 1: MFAKLENLERRFEDLEQQLASSEVFNDQDRYRKLTKAHADLKEVVDVFRRYKELRQNLADNKELLDDGDPEIRSMAHEEAKSLEAAIPEIEQELQLLLLPKDPLDEKNTIVEIRAGTGGEEAALFAADLFRMYSRYAEMRGWKVEILSANESDTGGYKEIIALIAGDKVYSRLKFESGTHRVQRVPATESQGRIHTSAATVAILPEAEEVDVEIRPDDIRIDVFRASGAGGQHVNKTESAVRITHIPSGIVVSCQDEKSQHKNKAKAMKVLASRLLQAEQDRQHNEVAADRRSQVGSGDRSERIRTYNFPQGRVTDHRINLTLYSLDRVMEGEAQTLFDALSTHAQTEALKAQADVH
- the secE gene encoding preprotein translocase subunit SecE, with translation MAKKQQNAPEATPADSGNGIGDKITQLRDYFEEAKGELRKVTWPTRKETTATGIAVLVLVFVMSLFLGVVDLGLTKLVEYILS
- the rpmG gene encoding 50S ribosomal protein L33, whose product is MRVNLLLACTECKRRNYATVKNKKNTTGRIELKKYCPWDKKHTVHRETK
- a CDS encoding HemK/PrmC family methyltransferase; the protein is MSDHSPTTVPDPAGQDTPAALAALSAAAPQGLRAVVRAAAAHLESSPSSSVRDDAPRLTAELLVARVLTLPRQDLLLRLALHPAAPVPHDALAHAAALLARRAAGEPTAHILGEREFYGRDFLVTPATLIPRPETELLVETALSLAPRTAFFADCGTGTGCIAATLCAERDDLRGMACDIAPDALAVAARNIVTHLGGGMEPTVACPGRNAADKAPTSQSAQSAARRAAFQRCQPVLADFTRPLFRDGALDLLVSNPPYVSEAEHADLTPEVRDREPRSALVPCAGEGLDDAAAAQGRADGLGHARILVAEAGRVLRPGGLFLMEFGCAQGQAVAELFQPCSRLWAQVDIRRDLAGLDRYVVARRAPRD
- the lpxC gene encoding UDP-3-O-acyl-N-acetylglucosamine deacetylase — encoded protein: MNQTTIKKNIECSGVGLHGGKMVHLTMRPAPEDTGIVFDIHTAQGVRRVAPNPQSVVATGLATTLGVSGSGHDASVATVEHLLAAIRGLEIDNMIIEVQGGEVPIMDGSAASFVMLLRNAGIRTQSRARRVLRIAKPISHESDGKSIRALPYDGFRVDYTIDFAHPLIGVQHMSLEVTPRTFAEVAKARTFGFLREVEYMHSKGLALGGSLDNAVVLDDYAVLNDDGLRFPDEFVRHKILDFIGDMAMLGTPLQGHFIVHCSGHALNNAFLRVLTDNADIYLQEVTLDEPAAERAARRPAVAPAHAPAHVGHPATA
- the rplA gene encoding 50S ribosomal protein L1, with protein sequence MPKHGKKYRSATEGRDIAEILTLEDAVAKSLGASFAKFDETVDVAICLGVDPKYSDQMVRGAVTLPHGLGKTVRVAVFCKGDKEAEAKAAGADFAGAEELVAKIKEGWLDFDKAIATPDVMALVGQIGRVLGPRGLMPNAKTGTVTFDVATAVKETKAGRVEFKVDKAGVLHAPLGKVSFGPEKILDNLKSLLDTVNRLKPATAKGTYMKAMAVSTTMGPGFKVDPTTIKKFLEG